The window GAAAACGTCGCGAACAAGCACACCGCCCCGCTGGTCACCGCCAACGGCAACGGAATTCACAAATAAGGGGGAAAACATCCCCCAGACAGTTGCGGGGCGCGGCGAGATGCCGCCGCTGCGGGTACTGTCAAAGGCCGCAGGCCGGGCAAACATCCCGGCCGGGCGGCCTTTATTTTTTGCGACTATTTCTTGCGGCGGGGGGCAGACTTCTTTTTCGCGGCTTTCTTCTTAACGGCTTTTTTCTTGACGGCTTTTTTCGCGGCACTCTTCCTGGCGGGAGCGCGCCGGGCCGCTGACTTCGCCCCGCGCGCGGCCGACCTCGACGCATCCGGGAGGTTGAAGAACGCCTCCCACCCCGGATAGACGGCCGAGGCCCCCAAGTTCTCGCAGATGCGGAGCAGCTGGTTGTACTTGGCCAGCCGATCCGTCCGGCTCGCCGAGCCGGTCTTGATCTGTCCCGCATTGGTCGCCACGGCGAGGTCCGCGATGGTGGTGTCCTCGGTTTCGCCGGAGCGGTGGGAGATGACCGCCGTGTAGCCCGCCCGGTGCGCCATCGCGACCGCCTCGAGCGTCTCGGTCAGTGTGCCGATCTGGTTCACCTTGATCAAAATGCTATTGGCCACCTTCCGGGCGATGCCCCGCGAGAGAATCTCGGTGTTCGTCACGAAGAGATCGTCCCCGACGAGCTGCACCTTCTTCCCGAGCGCCTGGGTCAGCGCCTCCCAGCCCTCCCAGTCGTCCTCGGCGCAGCCGTCCTCGATGGATACGATCGGATACTGGCGCACCCAGCTCTCGTAGAACTTCACCATCTGATCCGGGCTCTTGCGGCTACCGTCGGACCAGCGGAAGACATACTTCCCCTTCTCATAGAGCTCGCTGGAAGCCGGATCGAGGGCAATCACCACATCGCGGCCCGCCGCATAACCGGCGCTCTCGCAGGCCTCGAGAATGGTTTCGAGCGCCTCGTCGTTGCTCCTGAGGTCGGGCGCAAAACCGCCCTCATCGCCGACAGAGGTGCTGTAGCCGCGCTTCTTCAAAACCCCTTTCAGGTGATGGAAGATCTCCACCCCCATCCGGAGCCCGTCGGGAAAGCTCCGCGCCCCCACCGGCATCACCATGAATTCCTGGAAGTCCACGCTGTTGTCCGAGTGGGCGCCGCCGTTGAGGATGTTCATCATCGGAACGGGAAGGGTCGCGGCCCCCGCGCCGCCCAGGTAGCGGTAGAGCGGAAGGCCGTGAGCGGCAGCGGCCGCCTTTGCCGCCGCCATCGAAACGGCGAGAATCGCGTTCGCCCCGACGCGCGATTTGTTCCGCGTGCCGTCGAGCTCGCGCAGATAGATGTCCAGGGTGCGCTGATCGGAGGCGTCCATGCCGATCAGGGCGGGTCCGAGGGTCTTGTTCACATGGGCGACGGCCTGGGTGACCCCCCTGCCGAGGTAGTAGCCCGGCCGGCCGTCACGCAGCTCGACCGCCTCGCGCTTTCCGG of the bacterium genome contains:
- the eno gene encoding phosphopyruvate hydratase — its product is MTTIVQVIGREVLDSRGNPTVEADIFLSGGAFGRAAVPSGASTGKREAVELRDGRPGYYLGRGVTQAVAHVNKTLGPALIGMDASDQRTLDIYLRELDGTRNKSRVGANAILAVSMAAAKAAAAAHGLPLYRYLGGAGAATLPVPMMNILNGGAHSDNSVDFQEFMVMPVGARSFPDGLRMGVEIFHHLKGVLKKRGYSTSVGDEGGFAPDLRSNDEALETILEACESAGYAAGRDVVIALDPASSELYEKGKYVFRWSDGSRKSPDQMVKFYESWVRQYPIVSIEDGCAEDDWEGWEALTQALGKKVQLVGDDLFVTNTEILSRGIARKVANSILIKVNQIGTLTETLEAVAMAHRAGYTAVISHRSGETEDTTIADLAVATNAGQIKTGSASRTDRLAKYNQLLRICENLGASAVYPGWEAFFNLPDASRSAARGAKSAARRAPARKSAAKKAVKKKAVKKKAAKKKSAPRRKK